A region from the Panicum hallii strain FIL2 chromosome 1, PHallii_v3.1, whole genome shotgun sequence genome encodes:
- the LOC112891273 gene encoding transmembrane 9 superfamily member 12-like: MVARMPSSRWISASLLVLLLSLHPAVHAFYLPGTFMHTYSPGEAISAKVNSLTSIETELPFSYYSLPYCKPPEGVKKSAENLGEILMGDQIDNSPYRFRVNVNESVYLCTTDPLTKEQAELLKKRARNLYQVNMILDNLPVMRFTEQNGVTIQWTGFPVGYNPTGSNEDYIINHLKFRVLVHQYQAQGDVVVTSEDGVAMVESDRKSGFQIVGFEVVPCSVRRDPEAMSKLKMYDKVDSVNCPLELEKSQAIHENDRITFTYEVEYVKSNIKWPSRWDAYLKMDGAKVHWFSIMNSMMVVFFLAGIVFVIFLRTVRRDLTRYEEMDKEAQAQMNEELSGWKLVVGDVFREPCCSKLLCVMVADGIQITGMAVVTIVFAALGFLSPASRGMLLTGMIILYLFLGIIAGYVGVRVWRTIKGTSEGWKSVAWLTSCFFPGIVFIILTVLNSILWGKKSTGALPISLFFTLLALWFCISVPLTLIGGLLGTRAASIDYPVRTNQIPREIPERKFPSWLLVLGAGTLPFGTLFIELFFILSSIWLGRFYYVFGFLFIVLFLLVIVCGEVSLVLTYMHLCVEDWKWWWKAFFASGSVAFYVFLYSINYLVFDLRSLSGPVSATLYLGYSLIMALAIMLSTGAIGFLLSFYFVHYLFSSVKID; encoded by the coding sequence ATGGTAGCCAGGATGCCGTCGTCCAGATGGATCTCGGCCTCCCTGCTCGTCCTGCTCCTGAGCCTGCACCCGGCTGTCCACGCCTTCTACCTCCCCGGCACCTTCATGCACACCTACTCCCCCGGAGAGGCGATCTCGGCCAAGGTCAACTCGCTCACCTCCATCGAGACTGAGCTGCCCTTCAGCTACTACAGCCTGCCATACTGCAAGCCTCCGGAAGGCGTCAAGAAGAGTGCTGAGAACCTTGGTGAGATCCTCATGGGTGACCAGATCGACAACTCGCCATACCGCTTCCGCGTCAATGTCAATGAATCTGTATACCTCTGCACCACGGACCCGCTCACCAAGGAGCAGGCTGAGCTGCTCAAGAAGAGGGCACGGAATCTGTACCAGGTCAACATGATCCTGGACAATTTACCAGTCATGAGGTTCACCGAGCAGAACGGAGTGACAATCCAGTGGACTGGGTTCCCAGTTGGTTACAACCCGACAGGGAGCAATGAGGATTATATCATTAACCACCTCAAGTTCAGAGTCCTGGTCCATCAATACCAGGCgcagggtgatgtggtggtcaCAAGTGAGGATGGTGTTGCAATGGTTGAGTCTGACCGCAAGAGCGGGTTCCAGATTGTTGGATTTGAGGTCGTGCCTTGCAGTGTGAGGCGTGATCCTGAGGCCATGTCTAAGCTCAAGATGTACGACAAGGTTGACTCTGTGAATTGCCCATTGGAGCTTGAGAAATCTCAGGCGATCCATGAGAATGATCGGATTACATTTACCTATGAGGTTGAGTATGTCAAGAGCAACATCAAGTGGCCATCAAGGTGGGATGCTTACCTGAAGATGGATGGTGCCAAGGTGCACTGGTTCTCGATCATGAACTCAATGATGGTCGTCTTCTTCCTGGCTGGCATTGTGTTTGTCATATTCTTGAGGACTGTCCGCAGAGATCTGACAAGGTATGAGGAGATGGACAAGGAAGCACAAGCTCAGATGAATGAGGAGCTCTCAGGATGGAAACTTGTTGTCGGTGACGTCTTCAGAGAGCCCTGCTGCTCAAAGCTGTTGTGTGTTATGGTTGCTGATGGTATCCAGATCACCGGTATGGCAGTTGTTACAATTGTGTTTGCTGCTCTGGGATTCCTCTCACCTGCTTCCAGGGGAATGCTCCTGACTGGAATGATCATTCTCTACCTCTTCCTTGGTATCATTGCTGGATATGTTGGTGTCCGTGTTTGGAGGACTATCAAAGGAACCTCAGAAGGGTGGAAATCTGTTGCCTGGCTGACTTCCTGCTTCTTCCCTGGCATTGTTTTCATCATCCTCACTGTGCTGAACTCCATTCTGTGGGGCAAGAAGAGCACTGGCGCTCTACCCATCTCATTGTTCTTCACCCTCCTGGCCCTGTGGTTCTGCATCTCTGTGCCACTCACACTTATTGGAGGCTTGCTAGGCACACGTGCAGCAAGCATTGATTACCCTGTCCGCACCAACCAGATTCCACGGGAGATCCCTGAGCGCAAGTTCCCCTCATGGCTGCTTGTGCTCGGTGCAGGAACTTTACCCTTCGGTACTCTTTTCATTGAGCTCTTCTTCATCCTCTCCAGCATTTGGTTGGGAAGATTCTACTATGTCTTTGGCTTCCTGTTCATTGTCCTCTTCCTGCTGGTCATAGTCTGTGGTGAGGTTTCTCTTGTCCTAACCTACATGCACCTATGCGTTGAGGACTGGAAATGGTGGTGGAAGGCCTTCTTTGCTTCAGGTTCTGTAGCATTCTACGTTTTCCTCTACTCGATCAACTACTTGGTGTTCGACCTCAGGAGCCTGAGTGGACCAGTCTCTGCAACACTCTACCTTGGCTACTCCCTGATCATGGCTCTTGCAATCATGCTCTCCACTGGTGCCATTGGCTTCCTGCTCTCATTCTACTTTGTCCACTACCTCTTCTCATCTGTTAAGATTGACTAG
- the LOC112888827 gene encoding phosphatidylinositol/phosphatidylcholine transfer protein SFH9-like isoform X1 — protein MSEGNADVIEILISNDERRDRADVEISEDEPRHTKMRSLRKKALHASTRLTHSLKKRGKRKVDCRVPRIAIEDVRDAEEEQAVSSFREILFARSLLPVKHDDYHMMLRFLKARKFDFEKAVQMWADMLQWRKEFGTDTIFEDFEFHELEEVLQYYPHGYHGIDKEGRPVYIELLGKVEPNKLVQITSVERYIKYHVQEFERAFREKFPACSIAAKRHIDTTTTILDVHGVGWKNFSKIARDLVRCMQKIDGDYYPETLHQMFIVNAGPGFKLIWSTVKGLLDPKTSSKIHVLGTKYQSRLLEAIDASQLPEYFGGSCTCPNHGGCLRSNKGPWSDPSIMKLVHSMESLREIGQVSDIEETITGSVRLRALKLPERISDTSNAESGSDVDDLGSPVAPEDVEYPSLAPVREEARESGSTTYSGSDGTSHMADKVARSNQRYNPAGNEARQFNTEQRSLVNGALPAPAGRRALNDGVAVGNADDGVLKHLSRTVVAVFIKVLSLLRFFIRRRQHLENVRPHTATVPSNQADLQIIREDRVNPCLERLDRLESVFNQLSKKPPELPQDKDQAIQDSFDRIKSIEFDLEKTKKVLHATVIKQMQMVETLEAVKESDLRRRKFCT, from the exons ATGTCAG AGGGGAATGCGGATGTCATCGAGATATTAATCAGTAATGATGAGAGGAGGGACAGAGCAGATGTCGAGATCTCCGAGGACGAGCCGAGGCACACGAAAATGCGGTCACTGAGGAAGAAAGCGTTGCATGCATCGACAAGGCTGACACACTCGCTGAAGAAGAGGGGGAAGAGGAAAGTGGACTGCAGAGTACCAAGGATAGCGATAGAAGATGTCAGGGACGCTGAGGAAGAGCAGGCGGTGAGCTCGTTTCGGGAGATTTTATTTGCTAGGAGCTTGTTGCCAGTCAAGCATGACGATTACCATATGATGCTTAG ATTTTTAAAAGCGAGGAAGTTCGACTTTGAGAAGGCAGTACAGATGTGGGCAGACATGCTGCAGTGGAGAAAGGAGTTTGGGACAGACACAATTTTTGAA GATTTTGAATTTCACGAGCTAGAGGAGGTCCTGCAATACTATCCCCATGGTTATCATGGGATTGACAAGGAAGGAAGGCCTGTATACATTGAGTTGCTTGGGAAAGTAGAACCCAACAAGCTTGTACAAATTACATCAGTGGAGCGATACATTAAGTATCATGTGCAAGAGTTTGAGAGAGCTTTCCGTGAGAAATTTCCTGCATGCTCAATTGCTGCCAAAAGGCACATAGATACCACAACTACAATATTGGATGTCCATGGTGTG GGCTGGAAGAATTTTAGCAAGATTGCGAGGGATCTGGTGCGTTGCATGCAAAAAATAGATGGTGACTATTATCCTGAG ACACTGCATCAAATGTTTATCGTAAATGCTGGACCTGGTTTCAAGCTGATATGGAGCACTGTGAAGGGTCTTCTTGACCCCAAGACATCATCTAAAATCCAT GTTCTAGGAACAAAATATCAAAGCAGACTTCTTGAAGCTATTGATGCAAG CCAATTGCCTGAATACTTTGGTGGATCGTGCACATGTCCTAACCATGGAGGGTGCCTGAGGTCCAACAAAGGCCCCTGGAGCGATCCTTCAATCATGAAG CTTGTACATAGCATGGAGTCATTGAGGGAAATTGGGCAAGTATCTGATATAGAAGAAACAATTACAGGTTCTGTAAGATTGCGTGCTCTCAAG TTACCAGAACGAATTAGTGACACATCAAATGCTGAATCAGGTTCAGATGTCGACGATCTTGGATCCCCTGTGGCTCCTGAAGATGTTGAATATCCTAGTTTGGCGCCAGTTCGTGAGGAA GCGAGGGAATCAGGATCTACAACTTACAGTGGTTCTGATGGCACGTCTCATATGGCGGATAAAGTAGCAAGATCCAACCAAAGATACAATCCTGCTGGAAATGAAGCTAGACAGTTCAATACAGAACAACGTTCCTTAGTAAATGGGGCTTTGCCTGCGCCAG CAGGTCGGCGTGCCCTGAACGATGGTGTGGCTGTGGGCAATGCTGATGATGGGGTCTTGAAACATTTATCAAGAACAGTTGTTGCTGTATTTATTAAAGTACTCTCTCTTTTGCGGTTTTTCATTCGCCGGCGACAACACTTGGAAAATGTCCGTCCACATACTGCAACTGTGCCCAGTAATCAGGCAGATCTTCAGATAATTAGGGAAGATCGTGTGAACCCTTGTCTGGAGCGTCTTGATCGACTTGAGTCAGTGTTTAATCAGCTGAGCAAAAAGCCTCCAGAGCTTCCACAGGACAAGGATCAGGCCATACAAGATTCTTTTGACAGGATAAAGTCCATTGAGTTTGATCTggagaagacaaagaag GTATTGCATGCAACAGTTATCAAACAAATGCAGATGGTTGAGACTTTGGAAGCTGTGAAGGAGTCTGATCTTAGG AGGAGGAAATTTTGTACATAA
- the LOC112888819 gene encoding transmembrane 9 superfamily member 12-like: protein MVKGWVFSTLLVVFLVFAAPCGAFYLPGSYMHTYRQSEEIGAKVNSLTSIETELPFSYYSLPYCRPKDGIKKSAENLGELLMGDQIDNSPYRFRVNINESLYLCTTNPLDEADVKLLKQRSRDLYQVNMILDNLPVRRFTEQNGMTIQWTGYPVGYIPEGTNDVYIINHLKFKVLVHKYEGGKVKVVGTGEGMEVISEMDSDANSGFEIVGFEVVPCSVKRDPEAMSKLKMYDKVDPVNCPVELEKSQLIKEKEQITFTYEVEFVNSDIRWPSRWDAYLKMEGSKIHWFSIMNSLMVILFLAGIVFVIFLRTVRRDLTRYEELDKEAQAQMNEELSGWKLVVGDVFREPISSKLLCVMIGDGVQILGMAIVTIFFAAFGFMSPASRGMLLTGMIVLYMLLGIVAGYAAVRLWRTLKGTSEGWRSVSWSTACFFPGIVFIVLTVLNFMLWTRNSTGALPISLFFGLLSLWFCVSVPLTLLGGFFGTRAEPIEFPVRTNQIPREIPAKKYSWLFILGAGTLPFGTLFIELFFILSSIWLGRFYYVFGFLLVVLLLLVVVCAEVSVVLTYMHLCAEDWRWWWKAFFASGTVALYVFLYSINYLVFDLRSLSGPVSAMLYIGYSFIVSFAIMLATGTVGFLTSFSFVHYLFSSVKID, encoded by the coding sequence ATGGTGAAAGGCTGGGTATTCTCTACTCTGTTAGTGGTGTTTCTAGTGTTTGCTGCACCATGCGGGGCATTCTACTTGCCAGGTAGTTACATGCACACATATCGGCAAAGCGAGGAAATTGGGGCGAAGGTGAACTCCCTCACTTCCATTGAGACAGAACTGCCCTTCAGCTACTACAGCCTCCCATATTGTCGTCCTAAAGATGGCATTAAGAAGAGTGCTGAAAACTTGGGGGAGCTTCTGATGGGTGATCAAATTGATAATTCCCCATACCGTTTCCGTGTAAATATCAATGAATCTCTGTATCTGTGTACCACAAACCCACTTGATGAGGCTGATGTGAAGCTCCTCAAGCAGCGAAGCCGTGATCTGTACCAGGTGAACATGATTCTTGACAATCTTCCTGTGAGGAGGTTCACTGAGCAGAATGGAATGACCATTCAATGGACGGGATATCCAGTTGGTTATATTCCAGAAGGCACCAATGATGTCTATATCATCAATCACCTGAAATTTAAGGTCTTGGTCCATAAGTATGAAGGAGGCAAAGTAAAGGTAGTTGGGACTGGGGAAGGAATGGAAGTGATCTCAGAGATGGACAGTGATGCCAACTCTGGCTTTGAGATTGTGGGATTTGAGGTGGTTCCATGCAGTGTGAAGCGTGATCCTGAAGCCATGTCGAAGCTTAAGATGTATGATAAAGTCGATCCTGTGAACTGCCCTGTGGAGTTGGAGAAATCTCAATTGATCAAGGAGAAAGAGCAGATTACTTTTACATATGAGGTTGAATTTGTAAACAGTGATATCAGATGGCCATCACGGTGGGATGCCTACCTGAAGATGGAGGGTTCGAAGATTCACTGGTTCTCAATCATGAACTCATTGATGGTAATTCTGTTCTTGGCTGGCATTGTATTTGTTATATTCTTGCGGACGGTGAGGAGGGACCTGACTAGGTATGAAGAGTTGGATAAAGAGGCCCAAGCTCAGATGAATGAGGAGCTCTCTGGTTGGAAGCTTGTCGTTGGAGATGTCTTCAGAGAGCCAATCTCATCAAAGCTGCTCTGTGTCATGATCGGAGATGGGGTTCAGATTCTGGGCATGGCAATTGTCACCATTTTCTTTGCTGCGTTTGGCTTCATGTCTCCTGCATCAAGAGGAATGCTGTTGACAGGGATGATAGTCCTTTATATGTTACTTGGAATTGTGGCTGGATATGCTGCCGTCAGGCTTTGGAGGACTTTAAAAGGAACATCTGAGGGATGGAGGTCTGTTTCCTGGTCAACCGCTTGTTTCTTCCCCGGCATTGTCTTCATTGTCCTCACCGTGTTAAACTTCATGCTGTGGACAAGAAATAGTACTGGAGCCCTTCCCATCTCACTTTTCTTTGGTCTTTTGTCCTTATGGTTCTGTGTCTCCGTGCCACTTACCCTTTTAGGTGGTTTCTTTGGCACAAGGGCTGAGCCAATAGAATTCCCTGTTCGAACAAATCAGATACCAAGAGAAATCCCTGCAAAGAAGTACTCATGGCTCTTCATACTTGGTGCTGGAACTCTACCATTTGGAACACTCTTCATAGAGCTGTTCTTCATTCTTTCTAGTATTTGGCTAGGAAGGTTCTATTATGTGTTCGGATTCCTCCTTGTTGTGCTCCTTTTGCTGGTTGTGGTCTGTGCTGAGGTATCAGTTGTTCTTACCTACATGCATCTCTGTGCGGAGgattggaggtggtggtggaaaGCTTTCTTTGCCTCCGGAACAGTGGCCCTTTATGTTTTCCTTTACTCTATCAACTACTTGGTGTTTGATCTCAGAAGCTTGAGTGGGCCAGTTTCTGCTATGCTCTACATTGGATACTCTTTCATCGTCTCTTTTGCCATTATGCTAGCTACTGGTACCGTTGGGTTCCTAACATCGTTCTCTTTTGTCCACTACCTTTTCTCATCAGTCAAAATTGATTGA
- the LOC112888827 gene encoding phosphatidylinositol/phosphatidylcholine transfer protein SFH6-like isoform X3, whose translation MSGTLRKSRRFLKARKFDFEKAVQMWADMLQWRKEFGTDTIFEDFEFHELEEVLQYYPHGYHGIDKEGRPVYIELLGKVEPNKLVQITSVERYIKYHVQEFERAFREKFPACSIAAKRHIDTTTTILDVHGVGWKNFSKIARDLVRCMQKIDGDYYPETLHQMFIVNAGPGFKLIWSTVKGLLDPKTSSKIHVLGTKYQSRLLEAIDASQLPEYFGGSCTCPNHGGCLRSNKGPWSDPSIMKLVHSMESLREIGQVSDIEETITGSVRLRALKLPERISDTSNAESGSDVDDLGSPVAPEDVEYPSLAPVREEARESGSTTYSGSDGTSHMADKVARSNQRYNPAGNEARQFNTEQRSLVNGALPAPAGRRALNDGVAVGNADDGVLKHLSRTVVAVFIKVLSLLRFFIRRRQHLENVRPHTATVPSNQADLQIIREDRVNPCLERLDRLESVFNQLSKKPPELPQDKDQAIQDSFDRIKSIEFDLEKTKKVLHATVIKQMQMVETLEAVKESDLRRRKFCT comes from the exons ATGTCAGGGACGCTGAGGAAGAGCAGGCG ATTTTTAAAAGCGAGGAAGTTCGACTTTGAGAAGGCAGTACAGATGTGGGCAGACATGCTGCAGTGGAGAAAGGAGTTTGGGACAGACACAATTTTTGAA GATTTTGAATTTCACGAGCTAGAGGAGGTCCTGCAATACTATCCCCATGGTTATCATGGGATTGACAAGGAAGGAAGGCCTGTATACATTGAGTTGCTTGGGAAAGTAGAACCCAACAAGCTTGTACAAATTACATCAGTGGAGCGATACATTAAGTATCATGTGCAAGAGTTTGAGAGAGCTTTCCGTGAGAAATTTCCTGCATGCTCAATTGCTGCCAAAAGGCACATAGATACCACAACTACAATATTGGATGTCCATGGTGTG GGCTGGAAGAATTTTAGCAAGATTGCGAGGGATCTGGTGCGTTGCATGCAAAAAATAGATGGTGACTATTATCCTGAG ACACTGCATCAAATGTTTATCGTAAATGCTGGACCTGGTTTCAAGCTGATATGGAGCACTGTGAAGGGTCTTCTTGACCCCAAGACATCATCTAAAATCCAT GTTCTAGGAACAAAATATCAAAGCAGACTTCTTGAAGCTATTGATGCAAG CCAATTGCCTGAATACTTTGGTGGATCGTGCACATGTCCTAACCATGGAGGGTGCCTGAGGTCCAACAAAGGCCCCTGGAGCGATCCTTCAATCATGAAG CTTGTACATAGCATGGAGTCATTGAGGGAAATTGGGCAAGTATCTGATATAGAAGAAACAATTACAGGTTCTGTAAGATTGCGTGCTCTCAAG TTACCAGAACGAATTAGTGACACATCAAATGCTGAATCAGGTTCAGATGTCGACGATCTTGGATCCCCTGTGGCTCCTGAAGATGTTGAATATCCTAGTTTGGCGCCAGTTCGTGAGGAA GCGAGGGAATCAGGATCTACAACTTACAGTGGTTCTGATGGCACGTCTCATATGGCGGATAAAGTAGCAAGATCCAACCAAAGATACAATCCTGCTGGAAATGAAGCTAGACAGTTCAATACAGAACAACGTTCCTTAGTAAATGGGGCTTTGCCTGCGCCAG CAGGTCGGCGTGCCCTGAACGATGGTGTGGCTGTGGGCAATGCTGATGATGGGGTCTTGAAACATTTATCAAGAACAGTTGTTGCTGTATTTATTAAAGTACTCTCTCTTTTGCGGTTTTTCATTCGCCGGCGACAACACTTGGAAAATGTCCGTCCACATACTGCAACTGTGCCCAGTAATCAGGCAGATCTTCAGATAATTAGGGAAGATCGTGTGAACCCTTGTCTGGAGCGTCTTGATCGACTTGAGTCAGTGTTTAATCAGCTGAGCAAAAAGCCTCCAGAGCTTCCACAGGACAAGGATCAGGCCATACAAGATTCTTTTGACAGGATAAAGTCCATTGAGTTTGATCTggagaagacaaagaag GTATTGCATGCAACAGTTATCAAACAAATGCAGATGGTTGAGACTTTGGAAGCTGTGAAGGAGTCTGATCTTAGG AGGAGGAAATTTTGTACATAA
- the LOC112888827 gene encoding phosphatidylinositol/phosphatidylcholine transfer protein SFH9-like isoform X2: MSEGNADVIEILISNDERRDRADVEISEDEPRHTKMRSLRKKALHASTRLTHSLKKRGKRKVDCRVPRIAIEDVRDAEEEQAVSSFREILFARSLLPVKHDDYHMMLRFLKARKFDFEKAVQMWADMLQWRKEFGTDTIFEDFEFHELEEVLQYYPHGYHGIDKEGRPVYIELLGKVEPNKLVQITSVERYIKYHVQEFERAFREKFPACSIAAKRHIDTTTTILDVHGVGWKNFSKIARDLVRCMQKIDGDYYPETLHQMFIVNAGPGFKLIWSTVKGLLDPKTSSKIHVLGTKYQSRLLEAIDASQLPEYFGGSCTCPNHGGCLRSNKGPWSDPSIMKLVHSMESLREIGQVSDIEETITGSVRLRALKLPERISDTSNAESGSDVDDLGSPVAPEDVEYPSLAPVREEARESGSTTYSGSDGTSHMADKVARSNQRYNPAGNEARQFNTEQRSLVNGALPAPGRRALNDGVAVGNADDGVLKHLSRTVVAVFIKVLSLLRFFIRRRQHLENVRPHTATVPSNQADLQIIREDRVNPCLERLDRLESVFNQLSKKPPELPQDKDQAIQDSFDRIKSIEFDLEKTKKVLHATVIKQMQMVETLEAVKESDLRRRKFCT; encoded by the exons ATGTCAG AGGGGAATGCGGATGTCATCGAGATATTAATCAGTAATGATGAGAGGAGGGACAGAGCAGATGTCGAGATCTCCGAGGACGAGCCGAGGCACACGAAAATGCGGTCACTGAGGAAGAAAGCGTTGCATGCATCGACAAGGCTGACACACTCGCTGAAGAAGAGGGGGAAGAGGAAAGTGGACTGCAGAGTACCAAGGATAGCGATAGAAGATGTCAGGGACGCTGAGGAAGAGCAGGCGGTGAGCTCGTTTCGGGAGATTTTATTTGCTAGGAGCTTGTTGCCAGTCAAGCATGACGATTACCATATGATGCTTAG ATTTTTAAAAGCGAGGAAGTTCGACTTTGAGAAGGCAGTACAGATGTGGGCAGACATGCTGCAGTGGAGAAAGGAGTTTGGGACAGACACAATTTTTGAA GATTTTGAATTTCACGAGCTAGAGGAGGTCCTGCAATACTATCCCCATGGTTATCATGGGATTGACAAGGAAGGAAGGCCTGTATACATTGAGTTGCTTGGGAAAGTAGAACCCAACAAGCTTGTACAAATTACATCAGTGGAGCGATACATTAAGTATCATGTGCAAGAGTTTGAGAGAGCTTTCCGTGAGAAATTTCCTGCATGCTCAATTGCTGCCAAAAGGCACATAGATACCACAACTACAATATTGGATGTCCATGGTGTG GGCTGGAAGAATTTTAGCAAGATTGCGAGGGATCTGGTGCGTTGCATGCAAAAAATAGATGGTGACTATTATCCTGAG ACACTGCATCAAATGTTTATCGTAAATGCTGGACCTGGTTTCAAGCTGATATGGAGCACTGTGAAGGGTCTTCTTGACCCCAAGACATCATCTAAAATCCAT GTTCTAGGAACAAAATATCAAAGCAGACTTCTTGAAGCTATTGATGCAAG CCAATTGCCTGAATACTTTGGTGGATCGTGCACATGTCCTAACCATGGAGGGTGCCTGAGGTCCAACAAAGGCCCCTGGAGCGATCCTTCAATCATGAAG CTTGTACATAGCATGGAGTCATTGAGGGAAATTGGGCAAGTATCTGATATAGAAGAAACAATTACAGGTTCTGTAAGATTGCGTGCTCTCAAG TTACCAGAACGAATTAGTGACACATCAAATGCTGAATCAGGTTCAGATGTCGACGATCTTGGATCCCCTGTGGCTCCTGAAGATGTTGAATATCCTAGTTTGGCGCCAGTTCGTGAGGAA GCGAGGGAATCAGGATCTACAACTTACAGTGGTTCTGATGGCACGTCTCATATGGCGGATAAAGTAGCAAGATCCAACCAAAGATACAATCCTGCTGGAAATGAAGCTAGACAGTTCAATACAGAACAACGTTCCTTAGTAAATGGGGCTTTGCCTGCGCCAG GTCGGCGTGCCCTGAACGATGGTGTGGCTGTGGGCAATGCTGATGATGGGGTCTTGAAACATTTATCAAGAACAGTTGTTGCTGTATTTATTAAAGTACTCTCTCTTTTGCGGTTTTTCATTCGCCGGCGACAACACTTGGAAAATGTCCGTCCACATACTGCAACTGTGCCCAGTAATCAGGCAGATCTTCAGATAATTAGGGAAGATCGTGTGAACCCTTGTCTGGAGCGTCTTGATCGACTTGAGTCAGTGTTTAATCAGCTGAGCAAAAAGCCTCCAGAGCTTCCACAGGACAAGGATCAGGCCATACAAGATTCTTTTGACAGGATAAAGTCCATTGAGTTTGATCTggagaagacaaagaag GTATTGCATGCAACAGTTATCAAACAAATGCAGATGGTTGAGACTTTGGAAGCTGTGAAGGAGTCTGATCTTAGG AGGAGGAAATTTTGTACATAA
- the LOC112878862 gene encoding probable amino acid permease 7 — MGSGGGDGDGGRQAQPLLGKLSESSSGEHLVKRTGTVWTAMAHIITAVIGSGVLSLAWSVAQLGWVGGPAAMVFFAGVTAVQSSLIADCYISHDPERGVVRNRSYVDAVRLYLGEKSHLFCGFCGFFLNFSLFGTGVVYTLTSATSMRAIQRANCYHREGHDAPCSVGGDGYYMLLFGLAQVVLSQIPGFHEMAGLSVFAAVMSFFYAFVGVGLGVAKVIANGVIMGGIGGIPMVSTTQKVWRVSQALGDILFAYPFSLVLLEIEDTLRSPPPENETMKTATRTSIVITAFFYLCCGCLGYAAFGDGTPGNLLTGFGFYEPYWLIDLANLCIVLHLLGGYQVYTQPVFGFADRHFGGAAAEVPVLGARRVNVFRLCFRTAYVAATTALAVWFPYFNEVIGLLGAFTFWPLAIYFPVEMYLKRNKVTPWTRQWLAIHGFSSVCLLICAFASVGSAVGVFGSETS; from the exons ATGGGGTCAGGAggcggcgatggtgacggcggCCGGCAAGCGCAGCCGCTGCTCGGCAAGCTCTCGGAGTCATCGTCCGGCGAGCACCTGGTCAAGAGAACCG GCACGGTATGGACGGCGATGGCGCACATCATCACGGCGGTGATCGGGTCCGGCGTGCTGTCGCTGGCGTGGAGCGTGGCGCAGCTGGGCTGGGTGGGCGGGCCGGCGGCCATGGTGTTCTTCGCCGGCGTCACCGCGGTGCAGTCCTCCCTGATCGCCGACTGCTACATTTCCCACGACCCGGAGCGCGGCGTCGTCAGGAACCGCTCGTACGTGGACGCCGTGCGGCTCTACCTAG GTGAGAAGAGCCATTTGTTCTGCGGCTTCTGCGGCTTCTTCCTCAACTTCAGCCTGTTTGGCACCGGAGTGGTGTACACGCTCACCTCCGCCACCAGTATGAG GGCGATCCAGAGAGCCAACTGCTACCACAGGGAAGGCCACGACGCGCCGTGCTCCGTGGGAGGGGACGGCTACTACATGCTCCTCTTCGGCCTGGCGCAGGTGGTCCTGTCGCAGATACCCGGATTCCACGAGATGGCGGGGCTCTCCGTCTTCGCCGCCGTCATGTCCTTCTTCTACGCCTTCGTCGGCGTCGGCCTCGGCGTCGCCAAGGTCATCG CGAACGGGGTGATCATGGGCGGCATTGGAGGCATCCCCATGGTGTCCACCACGCAGAAGGTGTGGCGAGTCTCCCAGGCCCTCGGGGACATCCTGTTCGCCTACCCCTTCTCCCTCGTGCTGCTGGAGATAGAG GACACGCtgaggtcgccgccgccggagaaCGAGACGATGAAGACGGCGACGAGGACGAGCATCGTGATCACCgccttcttctacctctgctGCGGGTGCCTCGGCTACGCGGCGTTCGGCGACGGCACCCCGGGCAACCTCCTCACCGGCTTCGGCTTCTACGAGCCCTACTGGCTCATCGACCTCGCCAACCTCTGCATCGTCCTCCACCTCCTCGGCGGCTACCAGGTGTACACGCAGCCGGTGTTCGGCTTCGCCGACCGGCACTTCGGCGGGGCCGCGGCCGAGGTGCCGGTGCTGGGCGCGCGCCGCGTGAACGTGTTCCGGCTGTGCTTCCGGACGGCGTACGTGGCGGCGACCACGGCGCTGGCCGTGTGGTTCCCGTACTTCAACGAGGTGATCGGGCTGCTCGGCGCCTTCACCTTCTGGCCACTCGCCATCTACTTCCCCGTGGAGATGTACCTCAAGAGGAACAAGGTGACGCCGTGGACCAGGCAGTGGCTCGCCATCCACGGCTTCAGCTCCGTCTGCCTGCTCATCTGCGCGTTCGCCTCGGTCGGATCCGCCGTGGGGGTGTTTGGGTCGGAAACGAGCTGA